The Clostridium chauvoei genome has a window encoding:
- the hemL gene encoding glutamate-1-semialdehyde 2,1-aminomutase, translating to MRNQIIFHESKKFMPGGVNSPVRAYRDMGIDPPIIRSGKGATIKDEEGKEYIDFVLAWGPMFLGHCDKDVVTCIKEISQSAIAFGAPTELELIMAKFLCDNLENIDMVRMVNSGTEATMSAIKLARGYTKRNKIVKFAGCYHGHFDGFLVEAGSGVLTEGIPGCLGVPQDSVKNTLIGVYNDINQVKILFEQYGDDIAAVIIEPVAGNMGVIKAEDNFMIALRQLCDKYGTLLIFDEVMSGFRVAFEGAQSLFNVKPDLVTYAKIIGGGLPCGAYGGKREIMECLSPMGGVYQAGTMSGNPVVMGAGLATLNKIKDNKDKYYNHINKLGEKLEKGMLKIAKEKGIPMVINREGGMLTIFFNKLKEIKTYDDVKQCDSEMFKKYFLHMINSGFNIPPSQYEALFLCTEHTEEDIDKFLQAFSNF from the coding sequence ATGAGAAATCAAATTATATTTCATGAATCTAAGAAATTTATGCCAGGAGGAGTTAATTCACCTGTTAGAGCATATAGAGATATGGGGATTGATCCACCAATAATTAGAAGTGGTAAAGGTGCTACAATAAAGGACGAAGAAGGTAAGGAATATATTGATTTTGTTTTAGCTTGGGGGCCAATGTTTTTAGGACATTGTGATAAAGATGTTGTTACTTGTATAAAAGAGATTTCACAAAGTGCTATTGCATTTGGGGCACCAACAGAATTAGAGTTAATAATGGCTAAGTTTTTATGTGATAACTTAGAAAATATAGATATGGTAAGAATGGTTAACTCAGGTACAGAAGCTACTATGAGTGCTATTAAACTAGCTAGAGGATATACTAAAAGAAACAAAATAGTAAAATTTGCAGGCTGTTATCATGGACATTTTGATGGGTTTTTAGTTGAAGCAGGGTCAGGAGTATTAACAGAAGGAATACCAGGATGTTTAGGAGTGCCACAAGATAGTGTTAAAAATACTCTTATAGGTGTATATAACGATATTAATCAAGTTAAAATTCTATTCGAACAATATGGAGATGATATAGCAGCTGTAATAATAGAACCAGTAGCAGGAAACATGGGAGTAATAAAGGCTGAAGATAATTTTATGATAGCTTTAAGACAGTTATGTGATAAATATGGAACATTACTTATTTTTGATGAAGTAATGAGTGGATTTAGAGTAGCATTTGAAGGAGCACAAAGCTTATTTAATGTAAAACCTGATTTAGTAACTTACGCTAAAATAATAGGTGGAGGCTTACCATGTGGAGCTTATGGTGGAAAAAGAGAAATAATGGAATGCTTATCTCCTATGGGTGGAGTATATCAAGCAGGAACAATGTCAGGGAATCCAGTAGTAATGGGTGCTGGTCTTGCTACATTAAATAAAATAAAAGATAATAAAGATAAGTATTATAATCATATAAATAAACTAGGTGAAAAGTTAGAAAAGGGTATGCTAAAGATAGCCAAAGAAAAAGGTATTCCTATGGTAATAAATAGAGAAGGTGGAATGCTAACAATATTTTTCAATAAACTAAAAGAAATAAAAACTTATGATGATGTAAAGCAATGTGATAGTGAAATGTTTAAAAAATATTTTTTACATATGATAAATAGTGGATTCAATATACCACCATCACAATATGAAGCTTTATTCTTATGTACAGAACATACAGAAGAAGATATAGATAAGTTTTTACAAGCTTTTAGTAATTTTTAG
- the hemB gene encoding porphobilinogen synthase, with translation MIKRGRRLRANSAIRDLVRENTLTANDLIFPIFVVEGENIKEEISSLQGNYHWSIDRLDEVIKEVEDLGIKGVIVFGLPEHKDECGSEAYSDEGIVQKAVRKIREISKKLYVITDVCMCQYTSHGHCGILDGENVDNDSTLEKLGRIALSHAKAGAHMVAPSDMMDGRVAYIRDILDKYEYENVAIMSYAAKYCSAFYGPFREAAHSAPNFGDRKTYQMDPANGREALREIEMDIEEGADIIMVKPAMPYLDIVRATKDRIDLPICVYNVSGEFAMVKAAANAGLINEKAVVLEMLVSMKRAGADMIITYYAIEAAKWLKE, from the coding sequence TTCCCAATATTTGTAGTAGAAGGAGAAAACATAAAAGAAGAAATATCATCATTACAAGGCAATTATCATTGGTCTATAGATAGATTAGATGAAGTAATAAAAGAAGTTGAAGATTTAGGAATTAAAGGTGTTATAGTATTTGGATTACCAGAACATAAAGATGAATGTGGTTCAGAAGCATATAGCGATGAAGGAATAGTTCAAAAGGCTGTAAGAAAAATAAGAGAGATTTCTAAAAAGTTATATGTGATAACAGATGTATGTATGTGTCAATATACAAGTCATGGGCATTGTGGAATTTTAGATGGGGAAAATGTTGATAATGATTCAACATTAGAAAAGTTAGGAAGAATAGCATTATCCCATGCAAAAGCTGGAGCACATATGGTTGCGCCTTCTGATATGATGGATGGTAGAGTTGCTTATATAAGAGATATTTTAGATAAATATGAGTATGAAAATGTTGCTATAATGAGTTATGCAGCTAAATATTGTTCAGCTTTTTATGGACCTTTTAGAGAGGCTGCACATTCAGCTCCAAACTTTGGAGATAGAAAGACTTATCAAATGGACCCTGCTAATGGTAGAGAAGCACTTAGAGAGATAGAAATGGATATAGAAGAAGGTGCTGATATAATAATGGTTAAGCCTGCTATGCCTTATTTAGATATAGTTAGAGCAACTAAAGATAGAATAGATTTACCAATTTGTGTTTATAATGTAAGTGGTGAATTTGCAATGGTAAAGGCAGCGGCTAATGCAGGACTTATTAATGAAAAAGCTGTTGTTTTAGAAATGTTAGTTTCTATGAAAAGAGCAGGAGCAGATATGATAATAACATATTATGCAATAGAAGCAGCTAAATGGTTAAAGGAGTAA